Proteins encoded by one window of Pseudomonas sp. PSKL.D1:
- the sugE gene encoding quaternary ammonium compound efflux SMR transporter SugE, whose amino-acid sequence MSWIILFFAGLFEVGWAVGLKYTDGFTKPLPTILTVGAMVISLGLLGLAMKELPLGTAYAIWTGVGAVGTVIAGIILFGESMALVRLVSVALIVTGLIGLKISAS is encoded by the coding sequence ATGTCCTGGATCATCCTGTTCTTTGCCGGCCTGTTCGAAGTCGGCTGGGCTGTCGGCCTGAAATACACCGACGGTTTCACCAAACCGCTCCCCACCATTCTTACCGTCGGCGCCATGGTCATCAGCCTGGGCTTGCTGGGCCTGGCGATGAAAGAACTGCCGCTGGGCACTGCCTATGCCATCTGGACCGGCGTTGGCGCCGTGGGTACGGTCATCGCCGGCATCATCCTGTTCGGTGAATCCATGGCCTTGGTGCGGTTGGTGAGTGTTGCGCTGATCGTCACCGGCCTGATCGGCCTCAAGATCAGCGCAAGCTGA
- a CDS encoding bile acid:sodium symporter family protein → MRALAAFSRFVGNTFALWVLVFACLAFLQPQWFVALKVAIVPLLGLVMFGMGLTLKLDDFAALARQPWRVALGVVAHFVIMPGMAWLLCQLFHLPAEIAVGVILVGCCPSGTASNVMVWLSKGDLALAVAIAAVTTLLAPLLTPALIWFLASAWLPVSFMDMFWSILQLVMLPIVLGVVAQRLLGARVQLAVQVLPLVSVVSIVMIVCAVVAASQAKIAESGLLIMAVVMLHNSFGYLLGYLTGKFCKLPLAQRKALALEVGMQNSGLGAALAAAHFSPLAAVPSALFSVWHNISGALLSTWFRRMEEPGETVQSGEPARH, encoded by the coding sequence ATGCGCGCCCTCGCCGCCTTCAGCCGCTTCGTCGGCAACACCTTCGCCCTCTGGGTGCTGGTGTTTGCCTGCCTGGCCTTCCTGCAACCGCAATGGTTCGTCGCCCTCAAGGTGGCCATCGTGCCGCTGCTGGGCCTGGTGATGTTCGGCATGGGCCTTACGCTCAAGCTCGACGACTTTGCCGCCCTCGCCCGCCAACCCTGGCGCGTGGCGCTGGGCGTGGTGGCGCATTTCGTGATCATGCCGGGCATGGCGTGGCTGCTGTGCCAGCTGTTCCACTTGCCGGCCGAAATTGCGGTGGGCGTGATTCTGGTGGGTTGCTGCCCGAGCGGCACGGCGTCGAACGTGATGGTGTGGTTGTCCAAGGGTGACCTGGCGCTGGCCGTGGCCATCGCGGCAGTCACGACCCTGCTGGCGCCGCTGCTGACCCCGGCCTTGATCTGGTTCCTGGCCTCGGCCTGGCTGCCGGTGTCCTTCATGGACATGTTCTGGTCGATCCTGCAGTTGGTGATGCTGCCAATCGTGCTCGGCGTGGTGGCCCAGCGCCTGCTCGGTGCGCGGGTGCAGTTGGCGGTGCAAGTGCTGCCACTGGTGTCGGTGGTGAGCATCGTCATGATCGTGTGCGCGGTGGTGGCGGCCAGCCAGGCGAAGATTGCCGAGTCGGGGCTGCTGATCATGGCTGTGGTCATGCTGCATAACAGCTTCGGTTACCTGCTGGGTTACCTGACCGGCAAGTTCTGCAAACTGCCGCTGGCCCAGCGCAAGGCGCTGGCGCTGGAGGTGGGCATGCAGAATTCCGGGCTGGGGGCTGCGCTGGCGGCGGCGCACTTCTCGCCGTTGGCGGCGGTGCCGAGTGCGTTGTTCAGTGTTTGGCACAACATTTCGGGGGCGTTGCTTTCTACCTGGTTCAGGCGGATGGAAGAGCCTGGGGAAACCGTTCAGAGCGGGGAGCCAGCTCGGCATTGA